The following are encoded together in the Candidatus Babeliales bacterium genome:
- the hflX gene encoding GTPase HflX: MKKQATTTVTHPKTLLLGIQTPDHYNINMESYFEEFRNLARTNEVHDPEELFIKIRTIDPGYFLTKGKRDEIKTFCDEHEIEEVIISETLSSRQAGNLSELLDCNIFDRTELILEIFEKSAHTAEGKMQVAIAQLQHKKSRLSGKGIHFGQQSGAIGVRGGFGETAKEKETRHIEDSILQLKRHLNKMHSARETQRKQRLSSGEPNLCLIGYTNAGKSTILNILTNSNVLAEDKLFATLDTTTRSLFIDGNKKGTISDTVGFIQQLPPRLIDAFKSTLSELHHADLLLHVIDISDSGWENHIRIVHDILTDLKVETPMLYVFNKADKIDTTLLIGALERYEPHVIVSSLSKKGIAPLIHYIKGWMPH; this comes from the coding sequence ATGAAAAAACAAGCAACAACCACCGTTACTCATCCAAAAACATTATTACTTGGAATACAGACTCCTGACCATTACAACATCAACATGGAATCGTATTTTGAGGAATTTCGCAATTTAGCACGAACTAATGAAGTGCATGATCCAGAAGAACTTTTTATTAAAATTCGCACAATTGATCCGGGATATTTTTTAACCAAAGGCAAACGTGATGAAATAAAAACTTTCTGTGACGAACATGAAATTGAGGAAGTTATTATTTCTGAAACTCTTTCATCCCGCCAAGCAGGCAATTTAAGCGAACTTTTAGATTGTAATATTTTTGATAGAACTGAGCTTATTCTAGAAATTTTTGAAAAATCTGCTCATACTGCTGAAGGAAAAATGCAAGTTGCTATTGCGCAACTACAACATAAAAAATCACGACTATCTGGTAAAGGTATTCATTTTGGTCAGCAATCCGGTGCAATTGGCGTTAGAGGTGGTTTTGGCGAAACTGCAAAAGAAAAAGAAACTCGTCACATCGAAGACAGTATCTTGCAACTTAAAAGGCATTTAAATAAAATGCACAGCGCACGTGAAACACAACGCAAACAACGTCTCAGCAGTGGTGAACCTAACCTTTGTCTTATTGGATACACCAATGCAGGAAAATCAACCATACTTAACATACTCACCAATAGCAATGTACTCGCTGAAGATAAATTATTTGCAACACTTGATACCACAACTCGCTCACTTTTTATCGACGGCAATAAAAAAGGTACTATTTCTGATACGGTGGGATTTATTCAGCAACTTCCTCCACGATTAATAGACGCATTTAAATCTACATTATCCGAATTGCATCACGCCGATTTACTATTACATGTCATCGACATTTCTGATTCTGGATGGGAAAATCATATTCGTATTGTTCATGATATTTTAACAGATTTAAAAGTTGAAACACCCATGTTATATGTATTTAATAAAGCCGACAAAATCGATACTACATTATTAATTGGTGCTCTAGAACGATATGAACCACATGTTATTGTTTCATCACTTTCAAAAAAAGGTATTGCTCCACTTATACACTACATCAAAGGTTGGATGCCTCATTAA
- a CDS encoding tetratricopeptide repeat-containing glycosyltransferase family protein has product MHKKIILILTLFPLITHAIPTIETALYHQKNELFAQAIACYKQIARDNPYDVSALFNLGCCYLALGQGQDAIESFDRVIQIHPLALPALYNKAFTYKTMGDLDTATILYKEIIQTNPDYEPAQLALGFAYITQGNFELGWKQHERYLIQSGKNGYTLRSLLQNNTIAHKKILLRPEGDLGDTLLFVRYAQRLKKMGADVIVACQKQLIPLLSRCTYIDQLIPHTTALPTYDADATMMSLPAIFSDTNTTVPNAIPYIFADPALVTYWKQQLAADTNFKVGICWQANVHNDVSRLPIARRGCPLERFEQLAVIDGISFYSLQKYDGIEQLTTLSPNFALHVFDNLDEQAGSFMDTAAIIKNLDLIITVDTAIVHLAGALGANVWLLHPYATADWRWICHRTDSYWYPTVRIFKQHYPFDWQNVMERVKIDLQQIIAQK; this is encoded by the coding sequence ATGCATAAAAAAATAATACTAATTTTAACATTATTCCCATTAATAACGCACGCAATACCAACAATTGAAACTGCTCTCTATCATCAAAAAAACGAGCTGTTTGCGCAAGCTATTGCATGCTACAAACAGATCGCACGCGACAATCCGTATGATGTATCAGCACTATTTAATCTTGGCTGTTGCTACCTTGCCCTTGGACAAGGTCAAGATGCAATTGAATCATTCGACCGTGTTATACAAATACACCCTCTAGCATTACCCGCTCTCTACAACAAGGCATTTACGTATAAAACAATGGGTGACTTAGATACTGCAACCATATTGTACAAAGAAATAATTCAGACAAACCCTGATTATGAACCAGCGCAGCTTGCTCTTGGTTTTGCTTATATAACGCAAGGCAATTTTGAACTCGGCTGGAAACAGCACGAACGATATCTTATACAAAGCGGAAAAAATGGGTATACATTACGATCACTATTGCAGAACAATACGATAGCACACAAAAAAATTTTATTGCGACCTGAAGGAGACCTTGGCGACACGCTTCTTTTTGTACGTTATGCGCAGCGTCTCAAAAAAATGGGTGCCGACGTTATTGTTGCATGTCAAAAGCAACTCATTCCACTTCTTTCCCGCTGCACATACATTGATCAATTAATTCCTCACACTACAGCATTGCCAACGTATGATGCAGATGCAACTATGATGAGCCTTCCTGCAATTTTTTCTGATACTAATACCACCGTACCAAACGCTATTCCTTACATTTTTGCTGATCCAGCATTAGTCACCTACTGGAAACAACAACTTGCAGCTGACACAAACTTTAAAGTAGGTATTTGCTGGCAAGCCAATGTACACAATGATGTCTCACGACTGCCTATCGCCCGCCGTGGATGTCCACTTGAACGTTTTGAACAACTAGCCGTAATTGATGGCATAAGTTTTTATAGTTTACAAAAATATGATGGAATTGAACAACTCACAACACTATCACCAAACTTTGCGCTGCATGTTTTTGATAATCTTGATGAGCAGGCAGGTTCATTCATGGATACTGCTGCTATTATTAAAAATCTTGATCTTATTATTACCGTTGATACAGCAATTGTACACCTTGCCGGCGCTTTAGGTGCGAATGTATGGCTGCTTCACCCCTATGCAACTGCAGATTGGCGCTGGATTTGCCATCGTACCGATTCATACTGGTATCCAACCGTTCGCATTTTTAAACAGCACTACCCATTTGATTGGCAAAACGTAATGGAACGTGTGAAAATAGACTTACAGCAAATAATCGCACAAAAATAG
- a CDS encoding tetratricopeptide repeat protein: protein MKLLRQLIFTIVITSLCNAPTSYATSPDFIEQNSHHPVNYQSFTELCKHANELFTTEQYEEAIAFYKQALALNPTCAQLFFNLGQALYHIKKYSEALYAYKKTISHKNDHYRAYVQIAKIMIDVKQANDAIKPLKKALAIEPNNPDARLLLARVCNDKHYFDESIKIITEGLQIEPHHINLRFELGNVYNLVNRLDEALTLYQELNRQIPNNPSILYNIAFTFKKIGQLDQALYYYNKTLEINPNHAETLFSRGLAYLVMGDFEKGWHGYEWRYNRPDQGSLRTYKQPRWDGSDLQGKTILLHAEQGLGDTFQFIRYAKLVKEKNGIVIAAVQKPLVDLIKHCKYIDMVISLNETPPHFDVHSPIMSLPYTLKTDLDTIPCDIPYLYADENLTEQWQQKLATDKNFKIGICWQGNDNYATPLLRATVAQKSIHPKEFEPLSKIPGITLYSLQKTTGTDQLQDLPSTMNIITFDGDFDQSNGRFMDTAAVIKNLDLVITVDTSISHLASGLGVLTWIMLPNPADWRWMINRADSPWYPGVTRLFKQPTPGDWKTLIAEITQELKIHIEGINHA, encoded by the coding sequence ATGAAGCTATTGCGTCAATTAATATTTACAATAGTTATAACATCTTTATGCAATGCGCCAACAAGCTATGCAACCTCACCTGACTTTATTGAACAGAATTCTCACCACCCTGTTAATTACCAATCTTTTACCGAGCTCTGCAAACACGCGAATGAACTTTTCACTACAGAACAGTATGAAGAGGCAATAGCATTTTATAAACAAGCACTCGCTTTAAATCCAACGTGCGCACAACTTTTTTTTAATCTCGGCCAAGCGCTTTATCATATAAAAAAATATTCTGAAGCGCTGTATGCATACAAAAAAACCATATCTCACAAAAACGATCATTATCGTGCATATGTCCAAATTGCAAAAATCATGATTGATGTTAAGCAAGCAAATGATGCGATTAAACCTTTAAAAAAAGCGCTTGCCATCGAACCAAATAACCCAGATGCACGGCTGCTACTTGCGCGCGTCTGCAATGATAAACATTATTTTGATGAGTCAATAAAAATAATTACTGAAGGACTTCAGATTGAACCTCATCATATTAATTTAAGATTTGAACTAGGGAATGTATACAATTTAGTCAACAGACTTGATGAAGCACTTACACTTTACCAAGAACTTAATCGCCAAATACCAAACAACCCATCAATTTTATATAATATTGCATTCACATTCAAAAAAATCGGCCAACTAGATCAAGCGCTTTATTATTATAATAAAACTCTTGAAATCAACCCCAATCATGCAGAAACGCTTTTCAGTCGTGGCCTTGCTTACCTGGTAATGGGAGACTTTGAAAAAGGATGGCATGGCTATGAGTGGCGCTACAATCGCCCTGATCAAGGATCACTACGTACGTATAAACAACCACGCTGGGATGGATCTGATTTACAAGGAAAAACAATTTTACTTCACGCAGAACAAGGTCTTGGAGATACATTTCAATTTATTCGCTATGCAAAACTGGTAAAGGAAAAAAATGGCATCGTTATTGCGGCTGTGCAAAAACCTCTTGTCGATCTCATAAAACATTGTAAATATATAGATATGGTTATTTCGCTCAATGAAACTCCACCACACTTTGATGTTCATTCGCCCATTATGTCGTTACCCTATACACTCAAAACAGATCTTGATACCATTCCTTGTGATATTCCTTATCTTTATGCCGATGAAAATCTAACTGAACAATGGCAACAAAAATTAGCCACCGATAAAAATTTTAAAATTGGTATCTGCTGGCAAGGTAATGATAATTATGCAACCCCATTATTACGCGCAACCGTAGCGCAAAAATCAATTCACCCAAAGGAATTTGAACCACTCAGCAAAATTCCTGGCATCACCCTTTATAGTTTGCAAAAGACAACCGGGACAGATCAACTGCAAGATCTACCATCAACCATGAACATTATTACATTTGATGGTGACTTTGATCAAAGCAATGGTCGTTTTATGGATACAGCTGCGGTAATTAAAAATCTTGATCTTGTTATCACCGTTGATACATCAATTTCTCATCTTGCAAGTGGGCTTGGTGTTCTTACCTGGATTATGCTTCCTAATCCAGCCGATTGGCGCTGGATGATTAACCGCGCTGATTCTCCATGGTATCCAGGAGTTACCCGTCTTTTTAAACAACCAACGCCAGGAGATTGGAAAACATTGATTGCAGAAATTACTCAAGAACTCAAAATACATATTGAAGGAATTAATCATGCATAA